The following proteins come from a genomic window of Henningerozyma blattae CBS 6284 chromosome 4, complete genome:
- the NSA2 gene encoding rRNA-processing protein NSA2 (similar to Saccharomyces cerevisiae NSA2 (YER126C); ancestral locus Anc_8.137) produces MPQNEYIEQHIKQHGRRLDYEERKRKREAREAHKVSERAQKLTGWKGKQFAKKRYAEKVAMRKKIKAHEQSKVKGSSKPLDDSGEALPTYLLDREQSNTAKAISSSIKQKRLEKADKYSVPLPKVRGISEEEMFKVVKTGKSKTKSWKRMITKHTFVGEGFTRRPVKMERIIRPTALRQKKANVTHPELGVTVFLPILGVKKNPQSPMYTQLGVLTKGTVIEVNVSELGMVTSGGKVVWGKYAQITNEPDRDGCVNAVLLV; encoded by the coding sequence ATGCCTCAAAACGAGTATATCGAACAACATATCAAGCAACATGGTCGTCGATTAGATTATGAAGAGAGAAAGCGTAAGAGAGAAGCCCGTGAAGCCCATAAAGTGTCTGAAAGAGCCCAGAAGTTGACTGGTTGGAAGGGTAAGCAATTTGCCAAGAAGAGATATGCTGAAAAGGTCGCTATGAGAAAGAAGATCAAGGCCCATGAACAATCGAAGGTCAAGGGCTCCTCGAAACCTCTTGATGATTCCGGAGAAGCGTTACCTACATATCTGTTGGACAGAGAACAAAGCAATACTGCCAAGGcgatttcttcttctatcAAACAAAAGAGATTGGAAAAAGCTGATAAATATTCTGTTCCATTACCGAAAGTACGTGGTATCAGTGAAGAAGAAATGTTCAAAGTGGTCAAGACCGGGAAGTCCAAGACTAAGTCATGGAAGAGAATGATCACAAAACATACATTTGTCGGAGAAGGGTTTACAAGAAGACCGGTCAAGATGGAAAGAATCATCAGACCAACCGCTCTAAGACAGAAGAAGGCCAATGTGACACACCCTGAATTAGGAGTGACAGTATTCTTACCGATCCTAGGTGTCAAGAAAAATCCACAATCGCCAATGTACACACAACTTGGAGTGTTGACCAAAGGTACCGTTATCGAAGTCAACGTCTCTGAATTGGGTATGGTCACATCCGGTGGTAAAGTGGTCTGGGGGAAATACGCACAGATCACCAACGAACCCGATCGTGACGGGTGTGTGAATGCAGTATTGTTAGTATGA
- the MPT5 gene encoding Mpt5p (similar to Saccharomyces cerevisiae MPT5 (YGL178W); ancestral locus Anc_8.136), translated as MQHTRNMSSSSAASSSSYNNTHQPRLSINSIQSIMEPVTPPPFGQLNSNSKRNHYKAQSLDLSGFNHFFPGSTSSQLQSQHAAQLQPQIQQSSLLFMTSPSSNLLSSSNNNNNNNNNSNNLSLATSSLQNTPSSWGTNDLEFPGSLNNFYSTPNSQMQVQAQVQAQAQAQAQAQAQAQAQAQAQAQAQAQAQAQAQSQLQHLQMQQSQSQFQYNYPELLNLPLDLPSNSSNITSNNHNTTASSTSSYSSNTLIPNYNNLDVFPNQKVHSRTVSTPSINSIVTENTLFSNYSTTNPQIILNNSNNINNKNSANNNTSLNDYPSSSINNNNNNNNDLIVNTNFIQSFASATSLNDNSNSNSANTSTNTSINSTSNTGSTSMTTSNTSQNNPNNIKNNNINNNNNSNNISLLSWDQQTTLSAPYQPTTTSTPTPTPTTATTAATVSVSASTSTSTSASTSTNTNNNNNKLASSNTTPTMKISQKPLLATSTSSPSTIPTTNSVTFNSTKNTPIEKLDYIKLSMDQFGCRFLQKKLENSNKQESLKVRDLMFLQIQPVFLDLILDPFGNYLIQKLCDYLTIDQKTILIQSIYKNVYQISINQYGTRSLQKIIDSIENNETQIDILMQGFSIENTSIDQIISLMNDLNGNHVIQKCIFKFPNSKFDFLLNSIIYENNIVKISTHKHGCCVLQKLLGVCNDNQTQLISDKVIEYLNGLINDQFGNYIIQYILNIKTIEIPFMLKIYQILDGNFCKLSCLKFSSNVIEKYMRKLFTIVKNNTFDNTNNNNNYSGSNHKHHNNQYKNNIVKQEDVKIIQNIILRIVDEFTRDLNVLIKDKFGNYTLQTLLNTYNYNELIAAFIPLSIDNSNTNANATSNDNTINNNSDISDNISFNPNTTNVINNFSNELSAIEKINEKRIKENEDFITSFNTKLYKMMTLTRELLPLIRMTSYAKKLK; from the coding sequence ATGCAACACACTCGCAACATGTCGTCCTCTTCCGCCGCTTCCTCCTCGTCCTATAACAATACACACCAGCCTCGACTGTCTATAAACTCTATCCAATCCATAATGGAACCTGTCACCCCTCCTCCCTTTGGTCAATTGAATTCAAACTCAAAAAGAAACCATTATAAAGCTCAATCATTGGACTTATCAGGCTTTAACCATTTCTTCCCCGGATCGACTTCTTCCCAATTACAATCTCAACATGCTGCTCAACTTCAACCACAGATCCAACAATCTTCATTGTTATTCATGACCTCCCCATCCTCAAACCTACTctcttcttcaaataacaacaacaacaacaacaacaatagtaataatcTATCTTTGGCTACTTCTTCATTACAAAATACCCCTTCTTCTTGGGGTACTAATGATTTAGAATTCCCTggttctttaaataatttttattctacTCCAAACTCTCAAATGCAAGTACAAGCTCAAGTACAAGCTCAAGCTCAAGCTCAAGCTCAAGCTCAAGCTCAGGCCCAAGCACAAGCCCAAGCACAAGCTCAGGCTCAAGCCCAAGCCCAAGCCCAAGCCCAATCACAGTTACAACATTTACAAATGCAGCAATCTCAATCTCAATTCCAATACAATTACCCAGAACTGTTGAACTTACCTTTAGATCTACCTTCGAATAGTTCAAATATCACTTCGAATAACCACAACACAACAGCTAGTAGCACTTCTTCTTATTCTTCAAACACATTGATtccaaattataataatttagatgTTTTCCCCAACCAAAAAGTTCATTCAAGAACTGTCTCAACTCCTTCAATCAATTCCATAGTTACTGAAaatactttattttcaaattactCTACAACAAACCCACAaatcattttaaataattccaataatatcaataacaAAAATTCGGCTAACAACAATACCTCCTTAAATGATTACCCTTCATCTTCCataaacaacaataataacaataataacgaTTTGATTGTTAATACTAATTTCATTCAATCATTTGCATCTGCTACAAGCTTGaatgataattcaaattctaatagTGCAAACACAAGCACTAATACAAGTATAAATTCGACTTCAAATACCGGGTCTACTTCTATGACAACATCAAATACCTCTCaaaataatccaaataatattaaaaataataatattaataataacaacaacagcaataATATCTCTTTATTATCTTGGGATCAGCAAACAACTTTATCAGCTCCTTATCAACCTACTACTACTTCTACCCCTACACCAACTCCAACTACTGCTACTACTGCCGCTACCGTCTCTGTGTCTGCTTCTACTTCTACTTCTACTTCCGCTTCCACCTCAacaaatactaataataataataacaaattaGCTTCTTCTAATACTACACCAACAATGAAGATTTCTCAAAAACCATTATTAGCTACTTCCACTTCATCTCCCTCAACTATACCAACAACAAATTCTGTAACATTTAATTCTACAAAAAATACaccaattgaaaaattagattatattaaattatcaatggATCAATTTGGTTGTCGTTTCTTGcagaaaaaattagaaaactCAAATAAACAAGAATCTTTAAAAGTTAGAGATTTAATGTTTTTACAAATACAACCTGTATTCTTAGATTTAATCCTAGACCCATTTggtaattatttaattcaaaaattatgtGATTATTTAACAATCGATCAAAAGACTATTTTAATCCAATCcatttataaaaatgtttATCAAATCTCTATTAATCAATACGGTACAAGAtctttacaaaaaattattgattccattgaaaataatgaaactcaaatagatattttaatgcAAGGGTTTTCTATAGAAAATACTTCAATTGATCAAATCATTTCTTTAATGAATGATTTAAACGGTAATCATGTGATTCAAAAAtgtatatttaaattccCAAACTCCAAATTcgattttcttttaaactCAATCatttatgaaaataatatagttAAAATCTCAACTCATAAACATGGCTGTTGTGTTTTACAAAAACTATTGGGTGTTTGTAATGACAATCAAACTCAATTGATAAGTGATAAAGTTATCgaatatttaaatggtTTAATCAATGATCAATTCGGGAATTATATCATACAATACATTTTAAACATTAAAACTATTGAAATCCCATTTatgttaaaaatttatcaaattttagatggtaatttttgtaaattatcaTGTTTAAAATTCTCATCAAATgtcattgaaaaatatatgagaaaattatttacaattgtTAAGAACAATACTTTTGATAATactaacaataacaataattattctGGTTCAAACCATAAACATCATAACAAccaatataaaaataatattgtcAAACAAGAAGAtgttaaaattattcaaaatattattctaaGAATTGTAGATGAATTCACTAGAGATTTAAACGTATTgattaaagataaatttgGTAATTATACCCTACaaactttattaaatacCTATAATTATAACGAATTGATAGCAGCTTTTATTCCACTTTCTAttgataattctaatactAACGCTAATGCAActtctaatgataatacaattaataataatagtgaTATTTCTGATAATATCTCTTTTAATCCAAACACAACGAAtgtaattaataatttttctaatgaaCTTTCtgcaattgaaaaaatcaatgaaaaaagaattaaagaaaatgagGACTTTATTACTTCATTCAATACTAAATTATACAAGATGATGACCTTAACAAGAGAGTTATTACCATTAATTAGAATGACTTCTTatgcaaaaaaattaaaatga
- the TBLA0D02240 gene encoding serine/threonine-protein kinase (similar to Saccharomyces cerevisiae SAK1 (YER129W) and TOS3 (YGL179C); ancestral locus Anc_8.140), with translation MEINTDQLEELDIPKSIQMHLNLSMDDLHETDLASPKSSSITKPTINNNTNHSNVTMNINPKLQNLKENDASDNSFQHRRSSSSSAYINTSTITTHRSSQLNKTPSFLVTHPNVTTTTATTTISDNISNAKNDVITTSNNNVLTQTYNDNVTALNSPIYKSNLKSHSHSHLQNNIDSSSSVESLNLLLEKQQLRQLNHPLHNDHLTSAQTLPNSVKNSLHCNSKYNNNFNQKYKSNPILMSNLNNQYHTHNLSVPNNAGHNNNQNLSNLNLRVTMSNTSTNSNSNPNVKETNRISLKYDPVSKKKVLNTYEIMGEIGRGQHGKVKLAKHILTNELVAIKIVNRDDKKKRKFFSFKSAFQKSNNKSNCTDNNKANNKTNNNSDDDKKFDKINREIAIMKKCHHKHVVKLIEVLDDLKSKKIYLVLEYCAKGEVKWCASDQLETEAKGPPLLSFQRTREIFRGVILGLEYLHYQGIIHRDIKPANLLLSADGDVKISDFGVSLAATKDANEDGKEALDELELAKTVGTPAFFAPEICLGDEAKLKYQMCKSETFNGTCISFMIDIWALGVTLYCLLFGMLPFISNFEMELFEKIVNDELIFPDFDVLSKNNVSAISNQNEYDMAKDLLLKLLTKNPMKRIQISNIKRHPFSNWDFDYIEDLTNINLINEKKTEQFLFQKNQSDELKQISISNREVRHAVGGVGKKIKDSIFKTLPLKYISSLNSDQSMASVETHIFETTSTTNESLVRRDPSILLSEGSASDSSEANSYRRGSTTSNTGHLCSASLLNDKNTALFYNNHSSSNNNNTNGGINTNNITSKLVMSPKNLQYQSLINNQNDSLNDLIEENHNTRLIDNQIINCNTFTNDNTPYDTLNPINNDNTNDTFYDTNEKKLQYTSNDPYRSTNINDSTNYDNSNNIGLYRKPAINANSTFNDNPQCDKSTFCADNNNKYPNYNQTNQYTYGNDASYSNNDFNDYNDGTGYSYNDPNDDLIGPNEPFTIVTLPINSSFASLDSFYIDNFAMTKLSQEPNMNSENITHSDPVLSKKKDRSLRSNKVPKSTSPVNVKPQKSNKSLANTRNSNQSVPRNRSKTSYSNLAFLNMGLSSTTNDRIPRNHQQPTKKVSRKRSSVDLTTAMSNFKISSVSQPNKSEHASSTNEVSPNPNSRIASSSPKSFPRETKNSQSSISPGSSAVSSGNTDNSSNFSGVSNPTCDIRNSDFRVKKGNFFVNFNGQDEESSSASSSSSANSTDTSDYSDSDASYSSSPLNSEINLDFESVPVQFSIESGNGSVLSLRDLPGLSQVQPFLDSHSRPLSRKRTSSTEDEYEELVLHAGSAGRNRRQEQVPKNKATSSALDTNGELKPKSHIFMPPFNCKNNTSSATITRCSTDQDSITKCSTERGSAAVESSNLQFYANKNDTLDAALNPQDDNNNSCSKSRPLRTYSNFGLVTMNNITSKPTTETSPVSNMAGKNTNIDSKDLNYKNLLRSALSRSTSEKQRDAKHNGKQCRRSNSTSVTDVTDVNRSKILDNISGEGSSSDESIDDVFTSNRKMRSQSVTVSSLTKNKK, from the coding sequence atgGAAATAAATACTGATCAATTAGAGGAGTTAGATATTCCAAAAAGCATACAAAtgcatttgaatttgtcTATGGATGATTTACATGAAACAGATTTAGCATCGCCAAAATCTTCAAGCATAACCAAGCCAactataaataataatactaatcaTAGCAATGTAACAATGAATATAAATCCAAAGTtgcaaaatttaaaagaaaatgatgcATCAGATAATTCATTCCAACATAGAAGAAGTTCTTCATCCAGCGCATATATAAACACGTCGACAATTACTACTCATAGATCGTCACAGTTGAATAAAACTCCTTCATTTTTGGTAACTCATCCAAATGTTACCACTACAACAGCAACCACAACAATATCGGATAACATTTCAAATGCAAAAAATGATGTCATTACTACATCAAATAACAATGTTCTTACTCAAACATATAATGATAATGTTACTGCTTTAAATTCTCCAATTTATAAGTCTAATCTTAAATCACATTCTCATTCtcatttacaaaataatatagattcatcttcatctgtTGAatctttgaatttattattagaaaaacaacaattaaGACAATTGAATCATCCATTACATAATGATCATTTGACTAGTGCCCAAACTTTACCAAATTCGGTAAAAAATTCTCTTCATTGTAATtccaaatataataataatttcaaccaaaaatataaatcaaatcCCATCTTAAtgtcaaatttaaataatcaatatcaTACTCATAATTTATCAGTTCCAAATAATGCTGgtcataataataatcaaaatctttcaaatttaaatttacgAGTTACAATGAGCAATACAAGTACTAATTCAAACTCAAATCCAAATGTCAAAGAAACGAATagaatatctttaaaatatgatCCTGTatccaaaaaaaaggtTTTAAATACTTATGAAATTATGGGGGAAATTGGTAGAGGTCAGCATGGTAAAGTTAAATTAGCTAAACATATTTTAACAAATGAATTAGTGgctattaaaattgttaatagagatgataagaaaaaaagaaaatttttcagtttTAAATCAGCTTttcaaaaatcaaataataagagTAACTGTACCGATAATAATAAggcaaataataaaacaaataataattcagatgatgacaaaaaatttgataagATTAATCGAGAAATTGctattatgaaaaaatgtCATCATAAACATGTAGTTAAACTAATAGAAGTCTTGgatgatttaaaatcaaaaaaaatttatttagtaTTGGAATATTGTGCAAAGGGCGAAGTAAAATGGTGTGCTAGCGATCAATTGGAAACAGAAGCGAAGGGTCCACCATTATTATCCTTCCAAAGAACTAGAGAAATATTTAGGGGTGTCATCTTAGGTTTGGAATATTTGCATTATCAGGGAATTATACATAGAGATATTAAACCAGCAAACCTTTTGTTATCAGCAGATGGTGATGTTAAAATTTCAGATTTCGGTGTTTCATTGGCTGCAACTAAAGATGCAAATGAAGATGGTAAAGAAGCTttagatgaattagaattggCAAAGACTGTAGGTACTCCTGCATTTTTTGCTCCAGAAATTTGTTTGGGTGATGAAgctaaattgaaatatcaaatGTGTAAAAGTGAAACTTTTAATGGTACATGTATATCTTTTATGATTGATATCTGGGCCTTAGGGGTGACTTTATATTGTTTGTTATTCGGTATGTTGCCATTCATATCTAATTTTGAAATGGAATTATTTGAGAAAATAgtaaatgatgaattaattttccCAGATTTTGATGTcttatctaaaaataacGTTTCAGCCatttcaaatcaaaatGAATATGATATGGCgaaagatttattattgaaattattgacGAAAAATCCAATGaaaagaattcaaatttcaaatattaagaGGCACcctttttcaaattgggattttgattatattgaagatctaactaatattaatttaattaatgaaaaaaaaactgaaCAATtcttatttcaaaaaaatcagtcagatgaattaaaacaaatttcaatttcaaatcgTGAAGTTAGACATGCCGTTGGTGGTGttggtaaaaaaattaaagattcaatttttaagaCTTTACCCTTAAAATATATCTCTTCATTAAATAGTGATCAAAGTATGGCAAGTGTTGAAACtcatatttttgaaactaCAAGTACAACTAATGAATCATTAGTTAGAAGAGACCCAAGTATTTTATTAAGTGAAGGTTCCGCAAGTGACTCAAGCGAAGCAAATTCTTATAGACGTGGCTCAACAACCTCAAACACTGGTCATTTGTGCTCTGCTTCTTTATTGAACGACAAAAATACTGCGttgttttataataatcacAGTTCCtcgaataataataatactaatggTGGTATCAATACCAATAACATTACTTCGAAATTGGTAATGTCTCCAAAAAATCTACAATATCAATCTCTAATAAATAACCAAAATGACTCCTTAAATGATTTGATAGAAGAAAATCATAACACTcgtttaattgataatcaaatcattaattgTAATACTTTCACTAATGATAACACGCCTTATGATACCCTTAATCCAATCAATAATGACAATACCAATGACACCTTTTACGAtactaatgaaaaaaaattacagtATACCTCTAATGATCCATATAGAAgtactaatattaatgatagtactaattatgataatagcaataatattGGCCTTTATAGAAAACCTGCTATAAATGCTAACTCTACCTTTAATGACAACCCTCAATGCGATAAAAGTACTTTTTGTGCTGATAACAACAATAAATATCCAAATTATAATCAAACTAATCAATATACTTACGGTAATGATGCTAGTTATTCAAATAACGACTTTAACGATTATAATGATGGTACAGGTTATTCATACAATGATCCTAATGATGATCTAATTGGCCCTAATGAGCCATTCACTATCGTCACTTTAccaattaattcttcttttgcTTCTCTAGATAGTTTCTATATTGACAATTTTGCAATGACAAAATTAAGTCAGGAACCAAATATGAACAGTGAAAACATAACACATTCAGATCCTGTTTTAtcaaagaagaaagatCGAAGTTTAAGAAGTAATAAGGTTCCTAAATCTACCAGTCCAGTTAATGTTAAACCccaaaaatcaaataagaGTTTGGCCAATACTAGAAATTCCAATCAATCTGTACCACGTAACCGATCAAAAACTTCTTATTCTAACTTGGCGTTTTTAAATATGGGTTTATCCTCAACTACAAATGATAGAATACCAAGAAATCACCAACAACCCACTAAAAAAGTTTCAAGGAAGAGATCAAGCGTTGACTTGACTACTGCAATgtctaattttaaaattagttCGGTCTCTCAACCTAATAAATCAGAGCATGCTTCTTCAACTAATGAAGTAAGTCCAAATCCAAATAGTAGAATTGCAAGTTCATCACCAAAATCTTTTCCACGAGAAACGAAGAATTCTCAAAGTAGTATCTCCCCAGGAAGTAGTGCGGTTAGCAGTGGAAATACGGATAATTCATCCAATTTTAGTGGAGTTTCCAACCCTACTTGTGACATACGCAATAGTGATTTTAGAGTTAAAAAGGGAAACTTCTTTGTGAATTTTAATGGTCAAGATGAGGAAAGTAGTAGTGCTAGCAGTAGTAGTAGTGCTAATAGTACTGACACATCCGATTACTCTGATAGTGATGCTTCTTATTCCTCTTCTCCACTTAATAGTGAAATAAACCTTGATTTTGAATCAGTACCTGTGCAGTTTAGTATTGAATCGGGAAATGGTAGTGTACTCTCATTGAGAGATTTACCAGGATTAAGTCAAGTCCAGCCTTTTCTTGATAGTCACTCCAGACCATTATCAAGAAAAAGAACCTCATCAACAGAGGATGaatatgaagaattagTCCTACATGCTGGAAGTGCTGGCCGTAATCGACGTCAAGAACAAGTACCGAAGAATAAAGCGACTTCCTCTGCTCTGGATACTAATGGTGAATTAAAACCCAAGTCTCATATTTTCATGCCACCttttaattgtaaaaaCAATACAAGTTCAGCAACAATTACAAGATGCTCTACTGATCAGGattcaattacaaaatgCTCAACTGAAAGAGGTTCAGCTGCTGTTGAATCTTCAAACTTGCAATTTTATGCAAACAAGAATGATACACTAGATGCAGCTTTAAATCCACaggatgataataataacagttGCTCAAAGTCACGTCCGTTAAGAACATATTCGAATTTTGGGTTAGTGACcatgaataatattacatcAAAACCTACTACTGAAACCTCTCCTGTTAGTAACATGGCTGGCAAGAATACTAACATCGACAGTAAggatttaaattataaaaatttattgagAAGTGCCTTAAGCAGATCGACTTCTGAAAAGCAGAGAGACGCAAAGCATAATGGTAAACAATGCCGTAGAAGTAATTCTACCTCAGTTACAGATGTGACGGATGTAAATCGTAGTAAAATCCTCGACAATATCAGTGGGGAAGGATCTTCATCAGATGAATCTATAGATGATGTTTTTACATCTAATAGAAAAATGAGATCACAATCTGTGACTGTAAGTTCTTTAACGAAGAATAAAAAGTAA
- the VFA1 gene encoding Vfa1p (similar to Saccharomyces cerevisiae YER128W; ancestral locus Anc_8.139), with translation MSNEYVKRKVALKDIQPCLICNKPSTTVLFNGDNNNGGGADWFYVCDIHLQDNIQFVVPVYSKEYENEVIHLRQLKQKITSTAAIKNGNWDGWVTKLFAKGTKSSTKTDNIEADSAIDADNEDKGTKGQDTKAPADLSALQREYDETLDRITKLQKNNKTYQLSDTFYQSRLERKKQQEKLAARRKQLQESYTNTDPDELLSKFAFPSVPKTS, from the coding sequence ATGTCTAACGAATATGTTAAACGGAAAGTAGCATTAAAGGATATCCAACCCTGTTTAATCTGTAACAAACCATCAACTACAGTACTGTTCAATGGTGATAACAATAATGGTGGTGGAGCTGATTGGTTTTATGTATGTGATATCCATTTACAAGATAATATACAATTCGTAGTCCCTGTATATAGTaaagaatatgaaaatgaagttATCCATTTAAGACAATTGAAACAAAAGATCACTTCCACAGCAGCCATTAAAAATGGTAATTGGGATGGATGGGTAACTAAATTGTTTGCCAAAGGTACAAAAAGCTCGACTAAGACTGATAATATAGAAGCAGACTCAGCCATAGACGCAGATAATGAAGACAAAGGTACAAAGGGACAAGATACAAAGGCTCCTGCAGATCTAAGCGCACTGCAGCGGGAATATGATGAAACTTTAGATCGTATTACCAAGTtgcaaaaaaacaacaagaCATACCAACTTAGTGATACTTTCTACCAAAGCCGtcttgaaagaaaaaaacaacagGAGAAATTGGCTGCACGTCGTAAACAATTACAAGAGAGTTATACTAATACAGACCctgatgaattattatcgAAATTTGCCTTCCCCAGTGTTCCCAAGACAAGTTAA
- the LCP5 gene encoding small subunit rRNA maturation protein LCP5 (similar to Saccharomyces cerevisiae LCP5 (YER127W); ancestral locus Anc_8.138) produces MENFSILNPHCKKGDEIKIKKHKLYMYIYNHNQSHSQSQNHIESSLNMDLQTILTEINTSLASTSESIQKIQNSYRDESSAQDDALIKKLQSHLSTDNATGNHEKVSLLSLKNDTLLAYINSLLLIIGNKLNINDAKDDDDLEKNHHELDKYRENTIQHRIVMERGIKPLEKKLNYQLDKLVRTYTKLEKDYLESEKRALEKLSHSSSSSDDDNDDSDQDSSDEDEKMVFKPNISGLLTKEDTKKSKRTEIEAEAEMETEAGTDSVYKPPKINAIAPPKQTQFVDRFDPKYHKDNTRGSRMQAMEEYLRESSDQPDWESSIGANIVNSGRGGIKSHRDTEVDRKMADFEEENMTRLGSGAGSKLAKKKMKQRERYAQMNIVGGEDFSIFNSKRKLESTTSRRGNKKSRNAWERAKQNL; encoded by the coding sequence atggaaaatttttcaattctaaaCCCGCATTGCAAAAAAGGCGATGagattaaaataaaaaagcataaattatatatgtatatatacaatCACAATCAATCACATTCACAATCACAAAACCACATCGAATCATCATTGAATATGGATCTCCAAACTATACTCACAGAAATCAACACTTCGTTAGCTTCCACCTCAGAATCCATACAAAAGATCCAGAACTCTTATAGAGATGAATCCAGTGCCCAAGACGATGCcttgataaaaaaattacaatcGCATCTTTCAACAGATAATGCTACTGGTAATCATGAAAAAGTCTCGTTGCTATCGTTGAAAAATGATACTCTGTTAGCTTACATCAACTCCTTGTTACTTATCATTGGTAATAAACTAAATATAAACGACGCcaaagatgatgatgatttggAAAAGAATCATCatgaattagataaatATAGAGAAAATACAATCCAGCATAGAATAGTCATGGAAAGAGGTATTAAAcctttggaaaaaaaattgaattatcaattagATAAATTAGTAAGAACTTATACTAAACTAGAGAAGGATTATTTGGAATCAGAAAAAAGAGCTTTGGAAAAACTTTCTCATTCTTCCTCCAGTtcagatgatgataatgatgactCAGATCAAGATAGTTCAGATGAGGATGAAAAAATGGTATTTAAACCAAACATATCTGGTCTACTCACTAAAGAAGATACTAAAAAATCTAAACGTACTGAAATTGAAGCTGAAGCTGAAATGGAAACTGAAGCTGGAACTGATTCAGTTTATAAACCACCTAAAATTAATGCCATCGCACCACCAAAACAAACACAATTCGTAGATAGATTCGATCCTAAATATCATAAAGATAATACAAGAGGTAGTCGTATGCAAGCTATGGAAGAATATCTAAGAGAATCCTCAGATCAACCAGATTGGGAATCTTCCATCGGTGCAAATATCGTCAACAGTGGTAGAGGTGGGATTAAATCTCATAGAGATACTGAAGTGGATCGTAAAATGGCagattttgaagaagaaaatatgaCAAGATTGGGTTCTGGTGCAGGTAGTAAGTTGgcaaagaagaaaatgaaacaaaGAGAAAGATATGCTCAAATGAATATAGTGGGTGGTGAAGATTTCagtattttcaattcaaaacGTAAATTAGAATCAACAACCTCTAGAAGAGGAAACAAGAAATCTCGTAATGCCTGGGAGCGTGCTAAACAAAATTTATAG